Genomic segment of Streptomyces sp. NA02950:
GATGGCACGCTGCATCGCCTTGCGGGCGCGTGCGATGTCCCGGGCGTCGTGGTAGGCCACCGCGAGCCGGAACCAGGAGCGCCAGTCGTCCGGGGACTCCTCGGTCTCGGCCCGCCGCTTGGCGAACACCGCGTCCGCGGAGTCCCGGTCGATCCGCCCGCCGGGGGTGCGCTCCAGTTCGTCCACCGGAAGGCCGCCCTCGGCCTCCAGCTCGCGCGCCAGCCGGTTGGCGTTCCGCGCGAACTGCGTGGTCTGCCACAGGAACCAGCCGCCGATGAACGGCAGCACCAGCACGGCCAGACCGAAGGCGATGGTGACCGGGGTGCCCTCCCGGATCAGCAGCACCCCGCGGCTGCCGACCAGGACGAAATACACGACCAGGACGGCCGCGAGAACGAAATACGTGATCTTTGCGCGCACCGGTGGCCCTCAGTCCAGATCGAGGAAGTGTTCCAGGCCGAACGTCAGGCCGGGGGTGGTCACCACGCGCCGCGCGCCGAGCAGGATGCCCGGCATGAAGCTGCTGTGGTGGGTGGAGTCATGGCGGACGGTGAGCGTCTCGCCCTCGCCGCCGAGCAGGACCTCCTGATGGGCGAGGAGTCCGCGCAGCCGCACCGAGTGCACCGGGACGCCGTCCACGTCGGCGCCCCGCGCCCCGTCGAGACCGGTGGCCGTGGCGTCCGGCGCGGGCGCGCAGCCCGCCTCCCGGCGCGCCTCGGCGATCAGCTGGGCGGTGCGAGCGGCGGTGCCGGAGGGGGCGTCCACCTTGTTGGGGTGGTGCAGCTCGATGACCTCGACCGACTCGAAGAACCGGGCGGCCTGGCGGGCGAACCGCATGGTGAGCACCGCGCCGATGGAGAAGTTCGGCGCGATGAGCACCCCGGTGCGGGGCGAGGCGTCGAGCCAGCCGCGCAGCCGCGCGAGGCGTTCGTCGGTCCAGCCGGTGGTGCCGACGACGCCGTGGATGCCGTGCCGGACGCAGAACTCGAGGTTGTCCATGACCGAGCCGGGCTCGGTCAGCTCCACCGCGACCTCGGCGCCCGCGTCGACCAGGGTCTGGATCGAGTCCCCGCGGCCGAGCGCGGCGACCAGCTCCATGTCCTCGGCGGCCTCGACGGCCCGTACGGCCTCGGAGCCGATCCGTCCCTTGGCACCGAGGACGGCCACGCGCAGCTTGCTCATCGTTTCTCTTCCTTCGGTTCCGGTGCGGCTAGGCGACGGCGTCGTCGAGGCGGGCCGCCTGCTTGTCCTTCAGCGGGCCGATGACGGACAGCGAAGGACGCCGTCCCAGTACATCGCGCGCCACTTCGCGCACCTCGTCGGGGGTGACGGCGGCCATCCGCGCGAGCATGTCGTCCACCGACATCTGCTCGCCCCAGCACAGCTCGCTCTTGCCGATGCGGTTCATCAGCGCACCGGTGTCCTCCAGACCCAGCACCGTGGAGCCGGAGAGCTGGCCGACCGCGCGCCGCAGCTCGTCGTCGGTGAGGCCGTGCTGGGCGACGTGGTCCAGCTCGTCGCGGCAGATCTTCAGCACGTCGTGCACCTGGCTGGGGCGGCAGCCCGCGTAGACACCGAACAGACCGCAGTCGGCGAAGCCCGAGGTGTAGGAGTAGACGCTGTAGGCGAGTCCGCGCTTCTCCCGGACCTCCTGGAAGAGCCGGGAGCTCATACCGCCGCCGAGCGCCGCGTTGAGCACGCCGAGCGCCCAGCGCCGGTCGTCGGTGCGCGGGATGCCGGGCATGCCGAGGACGATGTGGGCCTGCTCGGTCTTGCGGTTCAGCAGCTCCACCCGGCCCGCGGTGCGGATCGTGCGGGCGCCGCCGCGCGGGGGAACCGGGACCCCGTCGGTCCGGGAGAGGGCGCCGGCCTTCTCGAAGGCCCGGCGCACCTGGCGGACGACCGTGGCGTGGTCCACGTTGCCCGCGGCGGCGACGACCAGATGGGTCGGGTCGTAGTGCTTCTTGTAGAAGCGGGCGATCTGGTCGCGGCCAAGGCCGTTGACGGTGTCGACGGTGCCCAGGACCGGGCGGCCGAGGGGGGTGTCACCGAGCATGGTGTGCGCGAACAGGTCGTGCACACAGTCGCCCGGGTCGTCCTCGGTCATCGCGATCTCTTCGAGGACCACTCCGCGCTCGGCGTCCACGTCCACCGCGTCGATCACCGAGCCGGTCAGCATGTCGCAGACGACGTCGATGGCCAGCGGCAGATCGGTGTCGAGCACCCGCGCGTAGTAGCAGGTGTACTCCTTGGCGGTGAAGGCGTTCATCTCGCCGCCGACCGCGTCGATGGCGGAGGAGATGTCCAGGGCGCTGCGCCGCCGGGTGCCCTTGAAGAGCAGATGTTCCAGGTAGTGGGTGGCGCCGTTGAGGGTGGGGGTCTCGTCGCGCGAGCCGACGTGCGCCCAGATGCCGAAGGTGGCCGAGCGGACGGACGGGAGGGTCTCGGTGACGATGCGCAGGCCCCCGGGGAGGGTCGTCCTGCGGACCGTCCCGATGCCGTTCTCGCCTTCGAGAAGCGTTTGGGTACGGGCGACGGCCCGCCCCTCCGAAGAGGGGCGGGCCGTCGTACCGTGAGCGTGGGACGTCACTTGGCGCCCGCGCCGGAGCCGCTGTCGGACCCGGCGTCCACCGCCTCGTCCTTGTCGTCCTCGCCCTCGATGACCGGGTGCAGCGAGAGCTTGCCCCGCTGGTCGATCTCGGCGATCTCGACCTGGACCTTGGAACCGACCGCGAGCACGTCCTCGACGTTCTCCACGCGCTTGCCGCCGGCCAGCTTGCGGATCTGCGAGATGTGCAGCAGGCCGTCCTTGCCCGGGAGCAGGGAGACGAAGGCACCGAAGGTGGTGGTCTTCACGACCGTGCCCAGGTAGCGCTCGCCGACCTCGGGCATCGTCGGGTTGGCGATGCCGTTGATGGTCGCGCGGGCGGCCTCGGCGGCCGGGCCGTCGGCGGCACCGATGTAGATGGTGCCGTCGTCCTCGATGGTGATCTCGGCTCCGGTGTCCTCCTGGATCTGGTTGATCATCTTGCCCTTGGGGCCGATGACCTCACCGATCTTGTCCACCGGGATCTTCACGGTGATGATCCGCGGGGCGTTGGGGGACATCTCGTCCGGCGTGTCGATGGCCTCCATCATCACATCGAGGATGTGCAGCCGGGCGTCGCGGGCCTGCTTGAGGGCCGCGGCCAGGACCGAGGCCGGGATGCCGTCCAGCTTGGTGTCGAGCTGGAGCGCGGTGACGAACTGCTTGGTACCGGCGACCTTGAAGTCCATGTCACCGAACGCGTCCTCCGCACCGAGGATGTCGGTGAGGGTGACGTAGTGGGTCTCGCCGTCGATCTCCTGGGAGATCAGGCCCATGGCGATGCCCGCGACCGGGGCCTTCAGCGGCACACCGGCGTTCAGCAGCGACATGGTGGAGGCACAGACCGAACCCATGGAGGTCGAGCCGTTGGAGCCGAGCGCCTCGGAGACCTGGCGGATGGCGTACGGGAACTCCTCGCGCGTCGGCAGCACCGGCAGCAGCGCCCGCTCGGCCAGCGCGCCGTGGCCGATCTCGCGGCGCTTGGGGGAGCCGACGCGGCCGGTCTCACCGGTGGAGTACGGCGGGAAGTTGTAGTTGTGCATGTAGCGACGGCGCGTCTCGGGCGAGAGCGTGTCGAGCTGCTGCTCCATGCGGAGCATGTTCAGCGTGGTGACGCCCAGGATCTGGGTCTCGCCCCGCTCGAACAGCGCCGAGCCGTGCACCCGCGGGATCGCCTCGACCTCGGCGGCGAGCGTACGGATGTCCGTGACGCCACGGCCGTCGATGCGCTTCTTCTCCTTGATGACGCGCTCGCGCACCAGGGACTTGGTCAGCGAGCGGTACGCGGCGGAGATCTCCTTCTCGCGTCCCTCGAACTGCGGCAGCAGCTTCTCGGCGGCCAGACCCTTGACGCGGTCCAGCTCGGCCTCGCGCTCCTGCTTGCCCGCGATGGTCAGCGCCTGGGCCAGCTCGTCGCGGACGGCGGTGGTGAGGGCCTCCAGGACGTCGTCCTGGAAGTCGAGGAAGATCGGGAACTCGCCGGTGGGCTTGGCGGCCTTGGCGGCGAGGTCCGACTGTGCCTTGCACAGGACCTTGATGAAGGGCTTGGCGGCCTCGAGGCCGGCCGCGACGATCTCCTCGGTCGGCGCCTCGGCGCCGTCCTTGACCAGCTGGATGGTCTTCTGGGTGGCCTCGGCCTCGACCATCATGATCGCGACATCGCCGTCCTCCAGGACGCGGCCGGCGACGACCATGTCGAAGACGGCGTCCTCGAGCTCGCTGTGGGTCGGGAAGGCGACCCACTGACCCTTGATCAGGGCGACGCGGGTGCCACCGATCGGGCCCGAGAAGGGAAGGCCGGCGAGCTGGGTGGAGCAGGAGGCGGCGTTGATCGCGACCACGTCGTAGAGGTGGTCGGGGTTGAGCGCCATGATCGTCTCGACGACCTGGATCTCGTTGCGCAGGCCCTTCTTGAAGGACGGGCGCAGCGGGCGGTCGATCAGGCGACAGGTGAGGATCGCGTCCTCGGACGGGCGGCCCTCACGGCGGAAGAACGAGCCGGGGATGCGCCCCGCGGCGTACATCCGCTCCTCGACATCGACCGTCAGCGGGAAGAAGTCGAGCTGGTCCTTGGGGTTCTTCGATGCGGTGGTGGCCGACAGCACCATGGTGTCGTCGTCCAGGTAGGCCACGGCGGAGCCGGCGGCCTGACGGGCCAGGCGGCCCGTCTCGAAACGGATGGTGCGGGTGCCGAAGGAACCGTTGTCGATGACGGCTTCGGCGTAGTGGGTCTCGTTCTCCACCAGGGAATTCTCCTCTTCTGCGTCCCTCGTCCGTGTGACGGTGGACGGTGGTGGAGCAGCGCCCCGAGCCTGTTGTCCGGCGGCCGGGCCGGTCTTCGATCGAAGCCACCGGAATTGCCAGTTCCGGGAGCCACTACCGAGGACCGGCTCCTGTGGCGCCGGTGCGGCGGAAATGAGGCGCTCCTCCTCGTTCGTTATGGCGTTGTTGGGACCAGACTACAAAGCATCGGCCATCATCACGATGGCTGTGCTGTCTGGCGCGCACGGTGCGTAGCGGACAAAATACGCCGCGCACCGGGGGTATCGGGCCGCCATGGGCGGCACGTACGGCAACACGTACGGCAAAGGGAGCGGCCCCCAGTCCCGGGAACCGCTCCCTCCACGGCGTCTTACTTGGCGCCCGCCGCGCCGCGGCGGATACCGAGGCGCTCCACCAGCGCACGGAAGCGCGTGATGTCCTTCTTCGCCAGGTACTGCAGCAGACGGCGGCGCTGGCCGACCAGCAGCAGCAGACCACGGCGGGAGTGGTGGTCGTGCTTGTGGGTCTTGAGGTGCTCGGTCAGGTCGGAGATGCGGCGCGAAAGCAGCGCGACCTGGACCTCGGGGGAACCGGTGTCGCCCTCCTTGGTGGCGAACTCGGCCATGATCTGCTTCTTCGTAGCGGCGTCGAGCGACACGCGGTACTCCTTGAGTTTGTCTTTCAGCCGCCGAGTGCCCCTGGTCGGTGTCTCAGGGGAGCTTCCGTGACTCGGGAGGCGAGGTCCGCTGGGCGCTGTCCCCAGATCCTCGGGGAGGTTCCGGGGGCGCGTACACAAACGGCCGTCACACAGCGTACCAGCGTCCCCGGTCCGGGCCCGCGCGGGTCCGGCCCGGACACCTGTGCTGGTGCGGACCCCGGCCGGGTGGCGGTCCCCTCCGGGGACGGCTGAGCGCTCCGTGGGACGTGCCACGAGGTGCGCTCGTGCGTCTGCGGACGCGTCGTGGCCGGTCGCGCAGTTCCCCGCGCCCCTTCGGGGCGCACCCGAACGGCACCGGACTTCAGCGAGGCCGCTCAGAGGACCGGCATGGCGGTGAGCTGCCCGGCCTGGAGGAGGAACACCCGGTTGTCGACTCCCGCCAGCCTCCAGGCTCCATCACTGCCCTGACTGTACGGCCAGGCGATCCTCCCCTCACGGGAGTCGGCCGCGACGACTCCCCTGCGACCGGTGGAGTCCACGACCGCCCACACACTGCGGCCCTCGGCCACCGGGGGACCGAGCGGATGCGCCTCGGCGCCGACGGTCACCGTCCACTCCGCGGCCCCGGTGTCCGCACGGCGGGCATGCAGATCGGTGCCGTCCACGGCGTACACGATGTGGTCGCGCAGCGCCGGAGCGCCCCAGCCGAGATCGCCCGTACCGGGGTGCGCCCACTTCCGTTCACCGGTCGCGAGCGTGAGCGCGGTGAGGGCCTTCCCTCCCAGGTAGACGGTGTCGCCATCGACAAGCGGGGCCACGGCGGTGGATCCGTGTTTCCTGGGACCCCATGCCGTCTTCCCGCTCCGGGTGTCGAGGGCGACGGCCCGGCCGTCGGAGCCGTGGACCAGCAGGCGCCCCCTGGCCGCGACCCCCGCCGCGCGTGCGCCGCTCAGCTTCACCGGCGAGGGGGCCCGTCCACAACGTGGAGCGCGACGACAGCGAGACGGCCCGCAGCCGTCCGGTGCGTGTGGCCAGGTAGACGGCTGTGTCGTCCACCGCCAGCGGGGTCGCCGCGTCCGCTCGGCTCGCGGCCCAGCGCTCTTTCCCGTCCGCGGCACCCAGCGCACGCACCGCGCCCCGGCTCTCGGCGATGAGCACGGTGTCGTCGGAGAGGACGAGCGGCCGTCCGGTCAGCCCGGCCACGGTGGAGGTCCAGCGCTGGGCACCGTCGCGAACGCCGTAGGCACGCAGCCGTCGCCCCGTGGCCGCGACGACGACGAGGTCGTGTACGGGGAGCGGGGTGATCTCGTCGCCGGGGTCCGAGACGCCCGTGTCCATCGGGCCCCACAGCGGCGTCGGCGCGTTCCCCTCCTCGTAGTGCGCGAGCGGCTTCGCCGCCCAGGGCCGTGTCTCCGCGTGGGAGTCGTCATCCCTCAGCAGCCACCACGCACCGGCTCCGCCCCCGGCCACGAGCACCGCTCCGCCCGCCGCCAGCCCGCCGATCAGCCGTCGCCGAGAGGGGCCTGACACCTCGTCGCCCGGCAGGGTGGCCAGGCGTCTCGCGTCCGCCTCACGGCGCGCGATGTCCTCGGCCAGCGGCCCGGTGCGCCACGCCCGGTCCGCTCCACGGGGCGGCGTCAGTCCCCGGGCGACGGCGTCGAGGGCCGGCCGCCGTCCGGGCTCCTTGTCGAGGCAGGGCCGCACCCAAGCTCGTATCGCTTGCGGTACCGCGTCCAGATCCGGCTCACCGTGCACCACCTGGTACTGCACCGCCGCCACATGCCCGCCCGCGTAGACCGGCCGCCCTCCCGCGGCGTAGGCGAGGACCACGCCCAGCGAGAACACGTCTCCCGCGGGGCCCGTCCGCCGGCCGAGGACCTGCTCGGGCGCGGCGTACCCCGGGGTGGCGAGCGACTGTCCGGTGGTGGTCAGCGTCAGCCCGTGCTCGGGCCGGGCGATACCGAAGTCGATGATCCGGGGGCCACGGGACGTCAGCACGATGTTGGACGGCTTGAGGTCGCGATGCACGAGCCCGGCGCCGTGGACGTCCATGAGCGTGCGCACCAGCACGGCTCCCACGGCTCGCAGGGTCGGCTCGTCCAGTGGGCCGTACCGGTCGACGGCCTGGTCCCGCCAGATGAGGGGTGCGTAGGCGGGGGCCGCTCCCGTGACGTCGTGCCGCCAACGAGGCTGGGGCGGCGCTCCTTCGAGACGGCGGTGGGAGCGGTGGGCGGCGGCGAGGCGCTCGGCAGGGGTCGGGGGAGGTGGGTCGTCGGGCGCCGTCGCGGTCCAGGTGACACCTGCGCCCACCGCGACCCCCGCGGTGCCGCCGACGGCGCCGACGAGAAGTCCGCGCCGCGACGGCCCGATGGACGGTGACAGCTCCTCGTCGTCCCGACGCGACGCGCGCCCGTCGGCCGGTTCCGGCGAGGGCTCCGGCGCGCTTTCGACCTCCGCGTCCAGCACCGCCGAGGACTGTTCCGACAGCGCGGCGATCACCCGCCCCGGCAGCCAGCCCGGCCCCAGCAGTGCCGCGGCCGGGCTTACCCCGCCGCTGTCCCGTACGGTGGCGCTCCAGCCCGAGGGAGGCATGCCGCCCGCGGCCGCCGCCGCGGGTACGCCGATGTCCGCCGTATCCGGCCCCGAAGGCAGAGGCGGTGTGTTCACCGGCGGCGGGAGACGCCCACGGCGGGCCAGTTCCTCCAGCAGTGCCTGAGCCGTCGGCCGGTCCGCCGGGTCAGGAGCGAGACAGGTGCCAAGAGTGCCCCGCAGTTCTCCCGGCAGCGTGCCGACGTCGGGCCCCAGCCGCCCTGTCACGGCGTACGCCAGGACAGCGCCCAGCGGGAAGACATCGCCCAGGGGGCGCGGCCGCCCGCCCGCACGCTGCTCCGGCGGCAATACGGCGAGGGCCACCCCCGGCAGGTCCGCCCGAGTCTCGCCATCCGGCCCCCGCTGCTCGCACGGCGCCGAATCCGGCAAGACGCGGCCCGTCCCCCGCCACGAACACCGTGTCCGGCGCGATTCCCGCGTGGGGTGTGCCCGCGGCATGGATCCCGGCCAGCGTCTCGGCCAGGGCAGCACCCAGTGCGCGCACGGTGGCGGCCGGCAACGGACCGCCATGTGCCTCCAGTGCGGCGGGCAGCGGCAGCATGGGCAGGTAAGGGGAGGCACTCCACGGTGGCTCGGCGGGGTCGCCCGCGAGTTCCACGACCGGAGCGAGCCAGCCGGACGGTCGGCTGCCGGCCAGCTGACGGGCCTTTTCCGCCTCCGCCAGGAAGCGGCCGCGACAGGCCGGATCGCCCGCGGACTCCGACAGCGGTGTGGTGAGCACGACCGTCCTGACGCCGCCCGCGCTGCGCGCGACGAACTGCCGGGCCGTCACGGTGACCTCGCCCGTCGCTTGGGTCAGCCTCGCAATGAGGTGGTAGGGGCCGAGTCGCCGCGGATCGTCCGTGGTCAGCGGTTCCACAGGGGCTCCCTGCCTCGCCCGGGCAGGCCGAGTCCCGCGTCAGCCACTGGTCATGCTCCGCGCAGAGGAGTACACGTCCAGCACCGCGAGGCACAGCGGCACCAGGGAGAGCAGGAAGGCGCTCTCGGCCAGATCCGACAGACGGCCCCAGAAGGGGGAGACACCCACCCTCGGGACGATCAGGGCGATGGCGACGAGCAGGGCGACTCCCGCCGTCACCGCCGCGGCCAGCCAGATCGTCCGTACGTCGAGCGGACCGCGGTCGTTCTCGGTGAGCAGCTTGAGGACCGCGTCGGCGGGCGGGTTCAGGGACAGCCCGAGCACCAGCAGACCGAGGGAGACCAGACCCGCGCCCAGGACCGAGGCGACCTGCGCGGTGTAGCGGAAGAGCCGGGCGCGCAGCAGCATCGCCAGCGCCCCGGCGAGCGCCAGCAGCTGGCCCCACATGCTGTCGGAGAATCCGAGGACGGCCGAGGAGCCCACGACGACGGCGGAGCAGCCGCCGACGAGGCCGAGCAGCATCTCGTGGCCCCGACGGGCCTGGGTGGCCACCCGCTCGGCGTCCAGCGGCTCGGCGGCGGGCGGGGTGGTGGGGTCCAGGGCCTCGTCGGCCGCCGCGTGGGGCGGGGCGTAGCCGATGGGCAGACGGGCGACGCGCGCCGACAGACCGGGCAGGAAGGCGATGGCGCCGATCGCCACGACGGAGCAGACGGCGGCGGTCTCGGTGGGACCGGTCTCGGTCAGGATGGCGCAGAAGGTGGCCAGGGTGCCGACGCTGGAGGCGAAGACGGCCGCGACGAACGGGGCGTCACCGCGCGGCATGGCGGCCACCAGGGCGACGGAGGCGATGAGCACGGTGGCACAGCCGAGCAGGAACTGAAGACGGCCGACGCCCTCGCCCTTGTCCAGGGCCAGGATGCCGGAGCCCGCGATCATCAGATGCGGAAGGGCGCCGAGACCGAGCGCCACGGCGGAGGCGCGGTCGTCGTACACCCGCGCCCGCACGCCCGCGAGAGCGGTCAGCAAAAGGCCCACCGAGCCCGCGATGATGCCCGGCAGCCCGTGCATGTCGTGCCGGAGCGGGTCGGCGAACCAGAACACGAAGCCCATGAGGACCAGGAGGAAGGAACCGCCGCACAGGCCGGCCGCGCGCAGGAAACCGTCCCGCCACAGGGTGCGGTCACGGGTGACGGCGGACGCGATGGCGTCGGAGACATCGTCGTAGACGGCGGGCGGCAGGGACTCGGCGAACGGCCGCAGGGACAGCAGCTCGCCGTCCAGCACCTGTTGGGCCACGAGCGACCGCGAACCCTCGAGCACCGTGCCGTTGCGCCGCACCAGGTGGTACCCGGTGGGCGCGCCCGCGGGCTGGGTCTGGCCGGTCAGCCGGAGGATCTCGGGGTAGACGTCGGCGACGGGGACGTCCTCGGGGAGCGCGACGTCGATGCGGCTGTCGGGCGCGACAACAGTGACTCTGCAGAAACCGGTCGTAGCGGACGTACTCACTTTCGGGGCCCCCTCGTTCGGTCTTCTGCCTCGCTCGATGATGCGCGCGGCGGCCACCCTACCCGGGTCATCATGCTGATACGTCGATAGGATCGCCTCTCGCGGAGGGAGGCCGTCGCCACGGGGGTGCCGGACGAGAACTGTCCCTGCCGTGTGGAGGGATGAGGGATCCGGTGAGCCAGGTCGTCGTCAAGCGCCAGCCACGGGCTCTGCCGCCCGAGGTGCCGACCGAGGAACTCCGTCTCGAACCGCCCCCGGAACTGCCCCGCGGGCAACAAGAAGGCATCCTGATGCAGCTGTTGCCGACCCTCGGTATGGGCTCGTCGATGGTCTACTTCTTCATGCCCGGGGCCGCGCCGATGATGAAGATCATGGGCGTGATGATGATGTTCTCCACGCTCGGCATGACCGTGGCGATGATCATGCGGTACCGGCGGGGTTCACAGGGCCAGATGGCCGACACCCGGCGCGATTACCTCAAATACCTGGCGCAGACGCGCCGGACCGTGCGGAAGACGGCCCGGTTGCAGCGCAGCGCGCAGTACTACCTGCACCCCTCCCCCGACCAGCTGTGGTCGGTGGTGGCCGAGGGCAGCCGGGTGTGGGAACGGCGGCTGAGCGACGACGACTTCGGCCAGGTGCGGATCGGGCTGGGCGCACAGCAGCTCGCCACCCCCCTGATCGCCCCCGACACGGCCACCATCGAGGACCTCGAACCGCTGACGGCGGGCGCGATGCAGCAGTTCCTGGCGACCCAGGGCTCGCTGGACGGCATGCCGATGGCGGTGTCGATGCGCGCCTTCTACCACCTCACCGTCTCCGGGGTGCCGGAGCATGTGCACGGGGCGGCCCGGGCGCTGGTCGCCCAGCTGGCCACGCTCCACTCGCCGGAGGACCTGGTCATCGCGGTGGTCGCCGCGCGCGGATCGGCGGAGCAGTGGGAGTGGACCAAGTGGCTGCCCCATGTGCAGATCGCGGGCGCGGTCGACGGAGCGGGCTCCCGGCGGCTGTTCGGCGATTCCCTGGCCGAGCTGGAGGAGCTGCTCAAGCCGCGCATCGAGGGCCGTACCCGGTTCAGCCGGGACACCCCGCCCGCTCTGGACCATCCGCATGTGGTGGTCGTCCTCGACGGCGGCATCGTGCCGCCGGACTCGGCGTTCGCGGCGGCCGAGGGCCTTCAGGGCGTGACCGTCATCGAGGTGGTGCCGGGCGAGCTGGAGGAGCCGCGCGGCGGTCTGTCGATCGTGGTCCAGCCGGGCAAACTGCAACTGCTCTCACAGGTCGCGGAGTACGAGGGGGTCCCGGACACCCTGTCCCGCGAGGCCGCCGAGGCACTGGCGCGGCAGCTCGCCCCGCTGCGCATGGGGGTCGGCGACGACGACGAACCGCTGCTCGCCAACCTCGACTTCACCGATCTGCTGGGCCTGGGCGACGCCGGTTCGGTCGATGTGTCGCGGACCTGGCGGCCGCGGTCGCTGGCCGAGCGGCTGCGGGTGCCGATCGGCATCGCCGAGGACGGTTCGCCGGTCATGCTGGACCTGAAGGAAGCGGCCCAGGAGGGCATGGGCCCGCACGGTCTGTGCGTCGGTGCGACGGGTTCGGGCAAGTCCGAGCTGATGCGGACCCTGGTGCTGGGTCTGGCGGTCACCCACTCTTCGGAGACCCTGAACTTCGTCCTGGCGGACTTCAAGGGTGGCGCCACCTTCGCCGGGATGTCCGAACTGCCGCATGTGGCCGCGGTCATCACCAACCTGGCCGACGACCTGACGCTGGTCGACCGTATGCGCGACTCGATCACCGGTGAGCTCCAGCGCCGCCAGGAACTGCTGCGCGCGGCGGGCAACTACGCCAATGTGCACGACTACGAGAAGGCGAGGGCGGCCGGTGCCCCGCTGGAGCCGGTGGCCTCGCTCGTCCTGGTGATCGACGAGTTCAGCGAACTGCTGACGGCCAAGCCGGACTTCATCGACATGTTCATCCAGATCGGCCGGATCGGCCGTTCGCTGGCCGTGCATCTGCTGCTGGCCTCGCAGCGGCTCGAGGAGGGGCGGCTGCGCGGCCTGGAGACCTATCT
This window contains:
- a CDS encoding tetratricopeptide repeat protein, whose translation is MRAKITYFVLAAVLVVYFVLVGSRGVLLIREGTPVTIAFGLAVLVLPFIGGWFLWQTTQFARNANRLARELEAEGGLPVDELERTPGGRIDRDSADAVFAKRRAETEESPDDWRSWFRLAVAYHDARDIARARKAMQRAIALHDGRPVRAR
- the dapB gene encoding 4-hydroxy-tetrahydrodipicolinate reductase, which translates into the protein MSKLRVAVLGAKGRIGSEAVRAVEAAEDMELVAALGRGDSIQTLVDAGAEVAVELTEPGSVMDNLEFCVRHGIHGVVGTTGWTDERLARLRGWLDASPRTGVLIAPNFSIGAVLTMRFARQAARFFESVEVIELHHPNKVDAPSGTAARTAQLIAEARREAGCAPAPDATATGLDGARGADVDGVPVHSVRLRGLLAHQEVLLGGEGETLTVRHDSTHHSSFMPGILLGARRVVTTPGLTFGLEHFLDLD
- a CDS encoding pitrilysin family protein — its product is MTSHAHGTTARPSSEGRAVARTQTLLEGENGIGTVRRTTLPGGLRIVTETLPSVRSATFGIWAHVGSRDETPTLNGATHYLEHLLFKGTRRRSALDISSAIDAVGGEMNAFTAKEYTCYYARVLDTDLPLAIDVVCDMLTGSVIDAVDVDAERGVVLEEIAMTEDDPGDCVHDLFAHTMLGDTPLGRPVLGTVDTVNGLGRDQIARFYKKHYDPTHLVVAAAGNVDHATVVRQVRRAFEKAGALSRTDGVPVPPRGGARTIRTAGRVELLNRKTEQAHIVLGMPGIPRTDDRRWALGVLNAALGGGMSSRLFQEVREKRGLAYSVYSYTSGFADCGLFGVYAGCRPSQVHDVLKICRDELDHVAQHGLTDDELRRAVGQLSGSTVLGLEDTGALMNRIGKSELCWGEQMSVDDMLARMAAVTPDEVREVARDVLGRRPSLSVIGPLKDKQAARLDDAVA
- a CDS encoding polyribonucleotide nucleotidyltransferase; its protein translation is MENETHYAEAVIDNGSFGTRTIRFETGRLARQAAGSAVAYLDDDTMVLSATTASKNPKDQLDFFPLTVDVEERMYAAGRIPGSFFRREGRPSEDAILTCRLIDRPLRPSFKKGLRNEIQVVETIMALNPDHLYDVVAINAASCSTQLAGLPFSGPIGGTRVALIKGQWVAFPTHSELEDAVFDMVVAGRVLEDGDVAIMMVEAEATQKTIQLVKDGAEAPTEEIVAAGLEAAKPFIKVLCKAQSDLAAKAAKPTGEFPIFLDFQDDVLEALTTAVRDELAQALTIAGKQEREAELDRVKGLAAEKLLPQFEGREKEISAAYRSLTKSLVRERVIKEKKRIDGRGVTDIRTLAAEVEAIPRVHGSALFERGETQILGVTTLNMLRMEQQLDTLSPETRRRYMHNYNFPPYSTGETGRVGSPKRREIGHGALAERALLPVLPTREEFPYAIRQVSEALGSNGSTSMGSVCASTMSLLNAGVPLKAPVAGIAMGLISQEIDGETHYVTLTDILGAEDAFGDMDFKVAGTKQFVTALQLDTKLDGIPASVLAAALKQARDARLHILDVMMEAIDTPDEMSPNAPRIITVKIPVDKIGEVIGPKGKMINQIQEDTGAEITIEDDGTIYIGAADGPAAEAARATINGIANPTMPEVGERYLGTVVKTTTFGAFVSLLPGKDGLLHISQIRKLAGGKRVENVEDVLAVGSKVQVEIAEIDQRGKLSLHPVIEGEDDKDEAVDAGSDSGSGAGAK
- the rpsO gene encoding 30S ribosomal protein S15, with the protein product MSLDAATKKQIMAEFATKEGDTGSPEVQVALLSRRISDLTEHLKTHKHDHHSRRGLLLLVGQRRRLLQYLAKKDITRFRALVERLGIRRGAAGAK
- a CDS encoding PQQ-binding-like beta-propeller repeat protein, which gives rise to MAPLVDGDTVYLGGKALTALTLATGERKWAHPGTGDLGWGAPALRDHIVYAVDGTDLHARRADTGAAEWTVTVGAEAHPLGPPVAEGRSVWAVVDSTGRRGVVAADSREGRIAWPYSQGSDGAWRLAGVDNRVFLLQAGQLTAMPVL
- a CDS encoding protein kinase — protein: MALAVLPPEQRAGGRPRPLGDVFPLGAVLAYAVTGRLGPDVGTLPGELRGTLGTCLAPDPADRPTAQALLEELARRGRLPPPVNTPPLPSGPDTADIGVPAAAAAGGMPPSGWSATVRDSGGVSPAAALLGPGWLPGRVIAALSEQSSAVLDAEVESAPEPSPEPADGRASRRDDEELSPSIGPSRRGLLVGAVGGTAGVAVGAGVTWTATAPDDPPPPTPAERLAAAHRSHRRLEGAPPQPRWRHDVTGAAPAYAPLIWRDQAVDRYGPLDEPTLRAVGAVLVRTLMDVHGAGLVHRDLKPSNIVLTSRGPRIIDFGIARPEHGLTLTTTGQSLATPGYAAPEQVLGRRTGPAGDVFSLGVVLAYAAGGRPVYAGGHVAAVQYQVVHGEPDLDAVPQAIRAWVRPCLDKEPGRRPALDAVARGLTPPRGADRAWRTGPLAEDIARREADARRLATLPGDEVSGPSRRRLIGGLAAGGAVLVAGGGAGAWWLLRDDDSHAETRPWAAKPLAHYEEGNAPTPLWGPMDTGVSDPGDEITPLPVHDLVVVAATGRRLRAYGVRDGAQRWTSTVAGLTGRPLVLSDDTVLIAESRGAVRALGAADGKERWAASRADAATPLAVDDTAVYLATRTGRLRAVSLSSRSTLWTGPLAGEAERRTRGGGRGQGAPAGPRLRRPGRRPRHPEREDGMGSQETRIHRRGPACRWRHRLPGREGPHRAHARDR